One stretch of Pedobacter riviphilus DNA includes these proteins:
- a CDS encoding FecR family protein: MVDRSKFNAEDFLVDSTFQQYCAGTDKLCIGYWEKYINAHPEQAAVIAEAKKLYVILSGNKRPLNKQTEILRGSMFPEEKVVKLNRYLWLKIAAALVLVLGSVLVYNTYFKHNNTGNAAQEVYSFTTKSGERKKIKLQDGTTVLLNAKSTLSVTKGFNDQYREVTLTGEAFFDVAHDKNKPFKVRTTDFNINVLGTAFNVKAYPDETTSEATLIRGLITMEGVNGNGGTITLKPSEKVTFYKSVAQQQKSKLLKHATLQPEITINHYTKIKDSTIVETAWTQNRIEIYDQDFDEIKNVLEKWYNVEIKFTDPSIEKYRFTATITNESIEEVLHALKAAENNFKYEIKGKQVTISK; encoded by the coding sequence ATGGTTGATAGAAGTAAATTCAATGCAGAAGATTTTCTTGTCGATAGCACTTTCCAGCAATATTGTGCCGGGACTGATAAGCTTTGCATTGGATATTGGGAAAAGTACATTAATGCCCACCCCGAGCAGGCTGCAGTAATTGCAGAAGCAAAAAAACTTTACGTGATATTGAGCGGGAATAAACGCCCATTAAATAAACAGACCGAGATTTTAAGGGGAAGTATGTTTCCTGAAGAAAAAGTGGTTAAACTGAACCGTTATTTATGGCTTAAAATTGCAGCGGCATTAGTTTTAGTGCTTGGTTCAGTGCTGGTTTATAACACATACTTTAAGCACAACAATACCGGAAATGCTGCACAGGAGGTTTATAGCTTTACTACAAAAAGCGGCGAGCGTAAAAAAATTAAGCTTCAAGATGGAACAACAGTACTCTTAAATGCCAAAAGCACTTTATCGGTTACAAAAGGTTTTAACGATCAATACAGAGAAGTTACCTTAACAGGCGAGGCTTTTTTTGATGTGGCTCACGATAAAAACAAACCTTTTAAAGTGCGCACAACCGATTTTAACATCAATGTATTGGGTACTGCTTTTAATGTAAAGGCTTATCCCGATGAAACAACTTCAGAAGCCACTTTAATCCGTGGCCTAATTACAATGGAAGGGGTAAATGGTAACGGTGGGACCATTACCTTAAAACCAAGCGAGAAAGTTACTTTTTACAAGAGTGTTGCTCAGCAGCAGAAAAGTAAATTACTTAAGCATGCCACCTTACAGCCCGAAATTACTATTAACCATTACACAAAGATTAAAGACAGCACCATTGTAGAAACAGCCTGGACACAGAACCGGATCGAAATTTACGATCAGGATTTTGATGAGATTAAGAATGTTTTAGAAAAATGGTATAACGTCGAAATTAAATTTACAGATCCTTCGATAGAAAAATACCGTTTTACGGCAACCATTACAAACGAAAGCATTGAAGAAGTTTTACATGCTTTAAAAGCAGCTGAAAATAATTTTAAATATGAGATAAAAGGAAAACAGGTAACCATCTCGAAATAG